ATAtacgtttttttcttcttctttgtaatggataaaaagtatacaaaatgaAGAGCAATAATGACTTGAGACCGTGTGGGAAGACAAGGGAGGGGCTTATAAAGTATCAACTTCAATGTTTTAGCTTTTGAGGCGTGCACCGCAGAAAACCCTCACTAAACCCTTAGGTTACTTTCATACAACCACTGTTTATAAGCTCATCCGCACTTTTAGCCTACACACGGAGTTCTGACGTTCGATTTAAACGTAGTTCCTTCGTTGGAATTAGACTGTTGATTCAACGTTGTTGGAGAGCTGGGTTTGAATTCCTGCATTTTCTCCCGCAAGATTGTGTTTGAACCTTTACTGTTCCGAACCCACAAGTCTTGGAGTCAAAACGTAGGAGGGAAAGGACAAGAAAAAGCCAAAAAGGCTATCTGAAACATGCTCTCCTTGTTGTGCCTCATGCTGTTTGTTCCACGTGTGTTCTCCTCATCGACACGTAAGTAGCCTACAAAACTCAGAAGTGTGATATTGTGAGAAGCCGACTACCAAGTTTGCCATAAGCCTGTTTCGACTGATTTGAAGGGGAGGGACGCTCACCCTCTATTAGTCAACAAAAAAAGTTACATCTTATGTACATGTTACAATTCTCAACAATGTGTTAGATACATTGTATGTAAAGGTAAAGGTACAAAATACAAAACTCACTGTCTGATTCACAGGTGTCCAGACTGTCCACATGTGTACTTGCCAGGTtattataaaatacatgtattatgAACTGGGTgatttgagccctgaatgctgattggctgaaagctgtggtataacaacatttataaactgggtggttcagccctgaatgctgattaggtgacagccatggtatatcagaccatataccacgggtatgacaaaacatgtatttttagtgCTCTAATTaccttggtaaccagtttataatagcaatatggcacctctggggtttgtgaaaaatggccaatataccacagctaagggctgtctCCAGGCATTCCATGTTgcgttgtgcctaagaacagcccttagccgtggtatattggccatataccacacctcctcgggccatATTGCTTAAGTATACCATGAGTATGACCCCAAAATATTttagtaaccagtttataatagcaataaggcaccttgggggtttgtgatatatggccatgtatccaggcactccgtgttgcttcgtgcataagaacagcccttagccgtggtatattggtcatatacgaCACCCACTCGGGCCTGAATGCTTAAATAAAGCTCACATAATACAATAATAAATGAACAGATTATGAGTTATATTTCAAGATGTCTGATTTTTTTATGTCCAAAATATGGGCATAATGTTTGGTGGATTTGAAGATGAATTGTAAGTAAATTGGTAATAACTACTTACTTATAATGCAACAAGTCTGCATAGGAGATTATGGCATTGTACACATTTGTGCATGAGTAATTGTAAACTATTCTTCATATACATTTCACCTATTGAAACCAATATCCTGTGAGAATGTTCCAAAGACAAAGTGAATGCCTGTTGGATCATTTTATTTTATGGTAATAATATCCTATGAAAACCGTAACCATGTGCCTAGCAGCTAAATTGGATTTCTTTGTAATGTATTGTTGAACTAACAGAGAAATAGGCCACAGAGGTGATTAAGTTCAAAATTTAAAAATTCATCTGAAATTCCTAAGTTGAAAATTGATGCAATGTTGCTGTGAAACATACAATTAATTTACCCTATTTGTGTAAACGTAAAGTGTAAATATCAGTGGACACACTGGTTTCGGCACATCTCACACCAAGTCCTCTTTAGTCCGGTCAGACTCATAGCGCGTAGCATATTGCCACATATGTTAGATAGCTTGTCTACCGCCCACCAACAGCACACTTAATAAACCTCCTCACATTAACCCTTGAATCTCCCCCAAAGGAGCCAAGTCCTAACACATTCAAACAGGAATGCTTCTCAGGGCATTTCTAATGAAGCATCCATCATAAGATGAGTCAGAAGAGTAAAGGAATAGTGAGGATGGAAAAGCATTCAAGAATTTGACCAACAACCTTGTCGGACCTCTCCAAGTGATCTCCCAACAGTTTCAGCACAGGACCCATAAATCCACTTCATAACTCTCAGGTTCCCCTGAGTGTTTGCAATCAGAAAGATTCATTATCTTTTAACTCTGAACATATTAATATCAAGAACAAAAATGTtcaagcaaatcaaatcaaagtttattgccGTACGTGTTAAGCCATCATCAACTCCAGGAGTGAAGCCCATTTAAAGTAGTGTGTTTCTGTATGTCTCTCCCCCAGCAGTGGCTGTAATCTTCCCCCAGGACCCGGCGTTGCGGATGGGCTCCAGCCTGACGGCCACGTGCACAGTGAGCCCCGAGCGGGGGCTGCATGCCAACACTATGTACTGGACCATGAACGGGAAGAGACTCCCTAGTAGCACGTACGACCTGCTGAGCCCCAACTGCCTCAGTGTCACTCTGCACCACCTCAATGGCTCCCAGCAACAGTCTGGGGACAACCTGGTGTGTCACAGCGGAGATGGACATGTCCTAGCTGGCTCCTGTCTCTACGTGGGCAGTAAGTGTCAGACTGGCCCTGGAGGCCTCAACCACTTCTTCTGGGGACAGGTTTTCAGAACATTGAATCCAAATCAAAATTATCCTGTGTTGTTTTTCATTCTATTCCCCCTTCAGATTTATTTCCTCCTTGAATTTGGGTGAAAATGACAAAAACTTCTCAGATGTTCTGAAAACTAGATTGTGGTCCTTAAACTGTCTGTGCTCAAAAGGACAGCGCTGGGGTGTAACAAGGAGATAGACAAGTGAATACTGTCGGAGTCATCAATACTGTCAGAGTAAGCAGCTCAGGGCAGTGCATttacaaaatatagtttttttgtttgtttaaaagccTTTTTGATGATAAGCTGTGTGTTTGCTATGATTTTAAAGCCTGCTATATTACTCCACTCTAATCTCTAGTGTCTCCCGGCAGTGGTTTAAGTACAGGGGATCATGTATTATACATGACATGTATTGACAGAGTCAATGTTTCACTCATGCAGAAATCTTTGCAAACAACAGAGCCATTGTGAAAATAATAGTTATTCTATTAAAATCCTAACGTACAGAGCCTATTCTGTCTGTCTTTGAATCATATACCCAGAGCCTCAGTTTAGCTGCTCAGTGGGTTGTAATCAGCATCACTACTTTGCTTCTGTCTCTAACTACATCTGTGTTTGATAGTCTATCATGTAGAGGAAATGAGAGAGGAGCTGAATCCTCTAGCCTGTCGTCTGAGGTTAAGCAATGTGccagtttgtcattatgggattgAGTGATCATTATTACCCATTGTGAAATAGGAACTACTATACTGATGTATTTGTTTGTGGTACATAAGCACTTTGTTTAATGCATCATTTTAATGTCCATTGTGATACTAAGGTGTTTATAACAGCTTTGTATAATACACATTGCACGACCACTCTTGTAGCCATTAAGAGAACCATATCTTTTCACTGTTAATGTGCAGTGCCCCCGGAGAAGCCGGTCAACCTAACCTGCTGGTCCCGAAACACAAAGGACCTGAGCTGCAAGTGGACCCCTGGGGGTCGGGGCGAAACCTTCATCAAAACCAAATACACCCTCAAGTACAAATTGAGGTGAGAGCCACAGATGTCCAGCATCTCCCAGGTGATCACCCAACCCACCATAATTTCTGCCTAGAAACAATGATCGATGCATCACCTGGAACACAATTACTTTCTTTTACTCACTAAAGGCCTATGTAATTCTGATGATACATTGCAAAGACTGTAACCACTGCTTTGTTGTACTGCAGGCATTCATTTGACTCTTAATGCTGTTTACACTGTTAACATTTCAAGGTCCAGTGCACACTGAAAATGTTACGCTTTACTGGTTGTTGGCAGTACATTATATTGAGAATTTTGTTACAGATATGAGTGACTTTATGTTGCTGTGTGTTCTGTGCAGGTGGTACGGGCGAGAGAGGGAATGTGAGGACTACAGCACGGGGCAACGCTACACGTGTTACATCCCCCGGGACTTGGCCCTCTTTACTCCCTACGAGATCTGGGTGGAGGCGTCCAATCAGCTAGGGACTGCCACCTCTGATGTCATCACTCTGGATATCCTGGATGTGGGTAAGTGGAGTGAGCCTTTTGTCCAGTCTCCCTCCTGCTCCCCAACCCGCTCCAGACCTGCTAGGGTGGGTACGCCATGAAAATGTCCCGTCACGACGGTAGGACGTGCTAAATTCTTCCTCTCTTCTGTGTTACATGAGTCCATCGTGATCTCATcctttccttttctctcctcctcgCCTCACATCACTAACTCGCCGCCTGATCTCCTGCATATGGCTAACACACTTTCATGTGAGAAAGGAAATGTATGTGTTCCCAATCAATCCCAATAACAATATCATGGATTATGGCTGTGATTATTAAAGATAAACTGAACTGTACTAAATGTTCACTGAACTTCAGACATTTGGCAAAAGTGATACACTTACAAAACACAATGAGGATGGGAAAAGAAGGTTGAGGACATGAAACTAAATATCACAAAATTTAGCTTGGC
This genomic window from Salvelinus namaycush isolate Seneca chromosome 8, SaNama_1.0, whole genome shotgun sequence contains:
- the LOC120051797 gene encoding cytokine receptor-like factor 1, giving the protein MLSLLCLMLFVPRVFSSSTPVAVIFPQDPALRMGSSLTATCTVSPERGLHANTMYWTMNGKRLPSSTYDLLSPNCLSVTLHHLNGSQQQSGDNLVCHSGDGHVLAGSCLYVGMPPEKPVNLTCWSRNTKDLSCKWTPGGRGETFIKTKYTLKYKLRWYGRERECEDYSTGQRYTCYIPRDLALFTPYEIWVEASNQLGTATSDVITLDILDVVTTDPPDNVHVSRVGELEDQLTVHWGIPPALKDFLFQAKYQIRYRLEDSTEWKVVDNVGNQTSCRLAGLRAGTVYFVQVRCNPVGIYGSRKAGIWSDWSHPSAASTPHSERLQSGSCEPKPGEQNSTLRRELKQFFGWVRKHAYGCSGMSIKLYDQWRVWLQKSHKTRNQIL